The Pyrus communis chromosome 2, drPyrComm1.1, whole genome shotgun sequence genome includes a window with the following:
- the LOC137726045 gene encoding uncharacterized protein, which translates to MLGKSLASPLLTHDCATRLCFSTLDVVNTAPNIRLRNFSQNPNGGACSPGLSTKKWVLHSTAEIENTTLKDEDRKAWETCQEALSGFSISNEEGEKILGKAFGLVHSPYWGEKRKTEVPKFEIVSETLDYLRSLNLSDDDLCKLLKKFPEVLGCDLEQEVKINVQILEKEWGIKGKSLRNLLLRNPRVLGFNVDCKGDCMAQCTRCWVRF; encoded by the exons ATGCTAGGAAAATCATTAGCTTCCCCATTGCTAACCCATGATTGTGCAACACGCTTATGCTTTTCTACT CTTGATGTTGTAAATACAGCACCAAATATCAGATTGCGCAATTTTTCACAAAATCCAAATGGAGGAGCTTGCTCACCAGGTTTGTCTACCAAGAAATGGGTTTTACACTCAACTGCAGAGATTGAAAATACGACTTTGAAAGATGAAGACAGGAAGGCATGGGAAACATGCCAGGAAGCTCTATCTGGATTTAGTATCAGCAATGAAGAGGGAGAGAAGATACTTGGAAAAGCATTTGGCCTGGTTCATTCACCTTACTGGGGTGAAAAACGGAAAACGGAAGTACCAAAATTTGAGATTGTAAGCGAAACACTGGACTATCTTCGGAGTTTAAACCTTTCTGACGATGACCTGTGTAAGTTGCTAAAAAAGTTTCCAGAGGTTCTTGGATGTGATCTTGAACAGGAGGTGAAAATCAATGTGCAGATCTTGGAAAAGGAGTGGGGAATAAAAGGGAAATCTCTCCGAAACCTCCTTCTTCGAAATCCAAGAGTATTGGGTTTCAATGTTGATTGCAAGGGAGATTGTATGGCACAGTGCACGCGATGCTGGGTTCGGTTTTAG